The genomic stretch AAACttgtttcttccaaaatatccatagcatatttccgTTGAGAAATCATCAAACCATCTATAGATTGGgctacctcaatacccaagaaATAACGAAGCttaccaagatcttttgtctgaaATTGATTTGAGAGATGTTGCTTTAACTGGAGTATACCCTGCTGATCACTACCAgttatgacaatatcatctacatacacaataagataaatacaccCTTGGACTGAGTGACGATAAAAAAACAGAATGGTCTGGTTCACTACGGACCATACCAAATTGTTGTACTACAGTGCTGAATCTGCCAAACCAAGCTCTCGGAGAttgcttaagaccataaagagacATGTGTAACCTACACACCATATTCGATGACTCCTCCTGAGCAACAAATCCAGGTGGTTActccatatatacttcctcttcaagatcaccatgtaaaaaagcattttttatgtcaagttgatgaagaggcCAATGTCGAATGGATGCAATGGCTAGAAGAAGTCTAACAGATGTCATCTTGGCTACAGGCGAGAAGGTATCACTATAATCCAATCCAATATGAGTGTATCCTTTGGCTACCAAGCGAGCTTTAAATCGATCAATCTTACCATCTGGACCAACCTTCAATGTATAAATCCAACGACAACCTACTAAAGATCTCCCATGGGGTAGAGGAACCAGTTCCCAGGTACCACTGCTTTGAAGAGcacacatttcatcaatcattgCTTGCCTTCACTCAGGGTGAGACAATGCTTCACATGGAGTTTTAGGAATAGAAacagaagacaaagaagacaaacaagtatactacaaaggggaaagacgatgataacataaatcaatataatgTGGAGAAGGATTTCGTGTTTGACGTATACCTTTTCGAAGGGCAATCGGAAGATCGGACTCAGGTTGCAGGATCAGATCCGGTGATGTCGGAGGCATCGGAGGAGAGTCTGCAATGACCTCAAGGATAGGTATGACCTCAAGGACAGGTATGACCTCAGGGACAGGGATGACAGGCGTTGGGTGACGACGCTGATATGTTTGAAGTGGTCGAGAAGTGGGTGGGTCAGGAGCCCTAGACTGATGGGGGTAATGGTAGGCGGGACATTAATAACTACCGGAAAAGATGTGGGAGTACTTTCTTGAATGGGTTCTGGAGTTACGTGACTAGACTCGAAATATGGAACTGACTCGAAGAAGGTAACATCGGCCGATACTGGGTACCGTTGTAGAGTATGTTAATAACAACGATAACCTTTTTGGCATCGATGATAACTAAGAAAGACACACTTTAGTGATCGAGCTAAGAGTTTATCAAGACCAGGAGAGAGATTGTGTACAAAACATGTGGACCCAAAGACTCGGGGAGGAATTGGGTGAAGTGGGGAATTGGGAAAAAGGATTGAATGAGGAATTTTATTGTTAAGGACAGATGAGGGCATGCGATTTATAAGATAATATGTTGTTAGCACACCATCCCCCCAAAACCGAAGTGGAACATTACCATGGAGAAGTAGGGTCCGAGTGGTTTCTACAAGATGCCGATTTTTACGTTCCGCTACCccgttttgttgaggtgtgtgagGGCAAGATGTTTGATGGAGAATACCATTGCGTGACATGAAATTCTAAAATTGTTGGGATAAATATTCACGGGCATTGTCACTTCTTAAGGTACGGATAGACACACCGAATTGAGTTCTTATTTCTTGATAGAATTGTTCAACAATAGAAAATAATTCAGATCTATTCTTCATTAAAAATAACCACGTGCAAcgtgaaaaatcatcaataaaggtgacaaaatacctagactcaagagtagagacagtacgcgagggaccccaaacatcggtgtgaactaaagcaaaaggggACGAAGCTCGTTTATTGACTCGATTGGGAAACTGGCCACGAGTGTGTTTCCGTAGTTGACACGACTCACAATGTAAATTAGATACCTTCGATAAATTTGGCACCAACTTATGTAGTTTGGAAAGACTGGAATGACCTAACTGAACATGGATAGTGAGTGGAGAATCTTTGGCTGAGCATGTCTGAGATGACACAGAGAGGTAATAAAGGCCTTGAGACTCACATCCGACACCAATTGTTTGTCCCGAACTCCGATCCTGCAGGGTAACATTATTATTAGTGAAAGTGACACTACAATCAAGAGAACGAGTTAAACGACTGACTGAAAAtaaattaaatggacaattagGTACATAGAGGACAGAAGTAACCGAGAGAGAAGGTAGAATTCGAACAGTACCAATCCCTTCGGATCGGGTTTGAGAATCATTGGCAGAAGTTATAGTAGGTAAGAAACCGGATGTAGAGAGGGGAGATAAAAGATTTTTATTACCGGTAACATAATCAAACGCACCAAAATCAAAGACCTAagatccaagagaagatgattgAGAGAGACAAGCAGGTGAATTACCAATGTGTGCTACCGAAGCAGTAGAATCTAAGTTCTGATAATTCTGATACCACTTGAGGAAATCATCGTAGTTTGGCGTAAAGTTACGAGGAGTAGCCGTGAGTATCGGATCTGAAACAATTGCCCTATGGAGAGTGGAGCGGTTGAAAAATTGCCGGGATTGGCCGTCAGATGTGTTGTCACGTGCGGAGGTTTCTGCCGATGAAAAGTGGGGAACGGCTGGATCGGAAGAGGCGCTTCTACTGGTAGGTTACCGAAGAATTTTGAAAAGTGAGAGGCAAACCGGAGTGATGACACGGTTTGCAAAAAAAAACAGAGTGATGACACGGTTTGCAACAAAAGAAAAATCTCACCGGAAGACAGTGGGTCAACCGGGTAAAGCACGACGAAGAAAGAATTGCCTCTTAGCAGACTCTAGATACCATGTTGAAATACAAGAGACTgagagacatttgaataaactGTGTGTTTTGAAAAACATTACGGAGACTTTATTATAAAGAGAGATtataactaattacatgatatagtcgatgtgggactatttgatatacaaatattcttaatattatatttacaaatatcaacagAATATAACAACGCTTAAATACCAAATTTATTCGATATCAAGTCAACTGTTTAAGGATGAATTGGGATTCGAGAATTCATGATATCCTACTTATTTATTTATAATAAGTAGTGAATTCAAATTCCTCAATGAATATGAAACTCCGTTTTTTCTATGTCGatgaataactttttctatggatGTTTTATTCTTTAGAAGGTAAGAGAAAAGATAAAACtaaaaataaagtattaaattgAATTATTAATCCATATTCAAGTTTGAAACTCATGTAATTAACCTCTTTTCTTGTTATCTTGTTATTAACTTTATAGAAGATTAAAAGAATTAACTTATTATTAAGTCCATAGAAGATCAAAAGAATTGACCGTTGACCGTTGAGCTATCTTCATTGTTAAAAATATATTCGCTTAAATTTTTACACACATATTAAGAAACACAATAATACTGTCATAAGATATTACTCTTTTACTAACTTAACTATAACTTCGCCATATTAATTAATGTGTTAGAAGTAGTGTATCAAATAATAATTATATGACAATTGAAAAAAGAACATTCATATGATTAGAAAATGAGAATGACAGTTCTTTAAAAAAAGAATTTATTTATTAAAACGACAAATTTAAAGTGAAAAGAGTAGTACGCAAGAAGGAACTACAAAATGTGTGATCATAATCACTGTCTAATAAATAGAAATCTGAAATGCATATCGATAGAGATACATTTTTTATATTTATCTACGAGatacattttttttaaataaaatttaggtacaatttaattgaattgtacttaatatattaaaaaaaaatcattccGAGCACTTTACTATTCTCCGTTTCTTTTTAATTGTAGTTTGagtaaaaaaaattgttttttttaattgacgttttcaaaaaaatttaaaatttgagGTAACATTAATAGTCGTTTTGTCAAAATTACTCCTAATTACTTattaaaaagagaaaaaaaaataataaataattaaaaatattatagATAAAAAGACAATCATTATGTAAAAAATAAATCATTATTTAAAAAGTAGTAAAAATTATTAACTTTCTTAATATgcataaaaaaaattaaaaaagaacGGAGGGAGTATTTTACAAGAAAATTGATTTACTTTGtcaaaaaattatttttcaaagTTTATGTAATTTTTGTTGACAAAATATTAAATTTAGAGTCAAATGTGGGAAAAAAGATTTAAAGCTATCAAACAAAGGTTTAGAGGTATGAAAGTAGCTCTTTTGAGTGTTGACATTTTCATTCTCCTCATTTTAAGAGGCAATTTTCTCATAACAAAAGATAACAGTTATGAAGAGTCATTGTGATGGAAAGAAGATTTAAAGCTATAAACAAAGGTTTAGAGGTATGAAAATAGCTCTTTTGAGTCTTAGACATTTTCAATGTGTTCATTTTAAGAATTTTCTTATGGTGATTAACAAATAAAGCCAacataaattttaaaaatataataaaattgtTTTCGCAGTATAAACATTGTCTAAAATGCATTCAACTTATGTCATCAAAATATGAGGAAAGAGGTAAACCAAGttcattaaaaaaacaaaaaagcTGAATTGAgttaattttaaaaataaaatatattaaaaagAACAAAACCAAATATTATCATTTACAACTTGAAAACAATATTCATTTATAAGCCTCTCCAGGGTAACATATAGTTCATTTATATTCATGTAGCACTTTCATATATAAAACGTGTTATAACTCTTGAAGTTGTGGAAGAATATATTCACACCAAAAAATGTCAGTGATTTATTGACAGATTTATCACGATGGATCGGAACTCTGGATGTTATGTTTGGTTATTTTAGTACAATCAAATGGTCCAatctcttgatttttcttcaCCTGTAAACCATAATGAAACAAAGAAATAAGCCATATACAACAATACATCATCAAAATAAAAAGCATATAGTCACCATGAACGAATTGAGAAAGTAACATTAATAATATGCAACTTTCTGATTGAGATAACCCTATAAACACATTTGTGTATGAAACTTTACCAAAGTGATATCAATGGTTGAGAATGGAGATTGGGGGGCTTTGGTGAAATGAAAAAGGTTGATACAGGGCCAGTGAAAAGGCATTTGTAAAGGATGTGAAATTCCATAAATGTTCCAGTCAACCTAATTCTAATGGGTTATCTAATCACAAAAATACAAATATCAAATGCCTAGTTCTAGTATTTACTTTTTTGAAGTTAATAATTGAATTCATAGAAATTATACACGAACAAGTGAGATTGCAAAACAATCTTACGCTTTGAATTTGAATCAAATCTAGATACTGAAGAATGGACCTACCGGTGACCAAGGGTTCGGTTCATTCTGGACTTTGTCAGGAGGAGAGTTTTGTACAGCGCCACTCTTCATCATTAAAATCTCCTGCAGACGCAACAAATAAGATGAATCCAACATGGCAAAAATCACCACATTGCAAAGAACTAATTGCTTTATGTAAAGTCAGGAGCCTTAACCTtaaaaacaagtttgattccacTGCCATATGCAATTCAAACAATGCAAGTAAACATTTAACACAAACAATTACTAACAATTAGCTAACTTTGACAGTTTAAAAAATCAATGCAAACATACATAAACATAAATATTAAAAAGGGGGCGATGTTAAAGGCCAAAAAAATGGCAATGTAAGACTtcaaaacagaaaaacaagttGGCATGAAATACTTTGTCAGGAAAAGAAACTTAGTAATTAGGGATTAAAAGTATTGATGTTAGCTTAAGAAATTTGAGTCACCTCTCCAGCTGCTTCTATTGCAGCTAACCATTCCTCAGTAAAGGGAGCAACATTCAGTGGAGGCTTCGCTATCGGAACTTCCTGCTTGGTTTTAGTTGCATCTATTTCGCTGCCACTCACAAAATTAACATTGGTCACTCAATATGTAACGCTTCAAAACTGTCTTAGATTTAAAATGGAGGCTGCCAAAACATAGATGAACAAAAGTTATACAACAAAAATGATACTCACAGATGAATTATTTTGCCGTTGTCTTCTTCTGGAAAGTCGATTTTGTCTTTTGACTGACTTGCCATGTCAGTATTAGGAGACTTATCATTCTCAAAGACAGTAGTTACAGCTGCATCTGATAAACTTTCACTGTTCACTGAACCAACTTCATTACCTTGTAGGATTGTTTCAATGAAGATTGAATTATCTGAATCTAGTAACTTCGATTTTTCACTTAAAAGACATTGCTCCTCAGATTTCCAAGCAACTGCACTAGTAAAGGGGCCTTCACTCACTTGAATAGAAGAATCTAAATCAGCAGAAATAGCATTCCTATTGAGTTTCACTGAACTAACTTCGCTGCCTTCTGGGATTGTTGCGTTGAAGATTGAATTCTCTGAAGCTaataattttgatttttcacTTAAAAGACAGGGGCCTTCACTCACATCAATAGAAGAACCTAATTCAGCAGAAATAGCGTTCTCATTGAGTTTCATTGAACTAACTTCGCTGCCTTGTGGGATTGTTGCATTGAAGATTGAATTCTCTGAAGCTaataattttgatttttcacTTAAAAGACATGGATCTTCACTCACTTTAGTAGAAGAATCAAATTCAGCAGAAATAACATTCTCGAGTTGAATTTCAACTGAAGGAGATATATCTAATGAACCTTCTTCTGCACCGTTGATTTGCAAAAGTTCCACTTTTTCATCGACACCTTGATTTCCATCTTTGTTTACAAGCATATCTGAACTTAGTAACTTTGAATTTTCACTTAAACTACACTGCTTCTCACATATCAAAGAAACTGCAGTTGAAAAGGGATCTTCACTCACTTCAATAGAAGAGTCAAATTCAGAAGAAAAAAAGTTCATATTGAGTTGAGTTTCAACTAAAGGCAGTATATCCGACAAACCTTCTTCAGCATCATTGATTTGCAAAAGTTCAACCTTGTCTTCCACATCATGATTTCCATCTTCTGCACCATTGATTTGCAAGAGTTCCACCTTTTCATCCACATCATGATTTCCATCTTCTACATCGTTGATTTGCAAAAGTTCCACCTTTTCATCCACATCATTGATTTGCAAAAGTTCCACCTTTTCGTCCACATCACAATTTCCATCGTCTGCACCATTGATTTGCAACAGTTCCACCTTTTCATCCACATCATGATTTCCATCTTCTGCACCATTGATTTGCAAGAGTTCCACCTTTTCATCCACATCATGATTTCCATCTTCTGCACCATTGATTTGCAAGAGTTCCGCCTTTTCATCCACGTCATGATTTCCATCTTCTACATCATTGATTTGCAAAAGTTCCACCGTTTTATCCACATCATTAATTTGCAAAAGTTCCACCTTTTCATCCACATCATTGATTTGCAAAAGTTCCACCTTTTCATCCACATCACGATTTCCATCTTCTGCACCATTGATTTGCAAGAGTTCCACCTTTTTATCCACGTCATGATTTCCATCTTCTACATCATTGATTTGCAAAATTTCCACCTTTTCATCCACATCATTAATTTGCAAAAGTTCCACCTTTTCATCCACATCATTGATTTGCAAAAGTTCCACCTTTTCATCCAAATCACGATTTCCATCTTCTGCACCAATGATTTGCAAGAGTTCCACCTTTCCATCCACATCATGATTTCCATCTTCTACATCATTGATTTGCAAAATTTCCACCTTTTCATCCACATCATTGATTTGCAAATGTTCCACCTTTTCATCCACATCATTGATCTGCAAAAGATCCACATTTTCATCCAAATCACAATTTCCATCTTCTGCACCATTGATTCGCAAGAGTTCCACCTTTTCATCCACATCATGATTTCCATCTTCCACATCATTGATTTGCAAAAGTTCCACCTTTTCATCTACATTATTGATTTGCAAAAGTTCCACCTTTTCATCCACATCACGATTTTTATCTTCTGCACCATTGATTTGCAAAAGTTCCACCTTTTCATCCACATCACGATTTCCATCTTCCGCCCCGTTGATTTGCAAGAGTTCCACCTTTTCATCCACGTCATGATTTCCATCTTCTACATCATTGAGTTGCAAAAGTTCCACCTTTTCATCCACATCATTGATTTGCAAAAGTTCCACCATTTCGTCCACATCATTTATTTGCAAAAGTTCCACCTTTTCGTCCACATCACGATTTCCATCTTCTGCACCATTGATTTGCAAGAGTTCCACCTTTTCATCCACATCATGATTTTCATCTTCTACATCATTGATTTGCAAAAGTTCCACCTTTTCATCCACATCCTTGATTTGCAACACAACATGATTTCCATCTTCTACATCATTGATTTGCAAAAGTTCCACCTTTTCATCCACATCATGATTTCCATCTTCTACATCATTGATTTGCAAGAGTTCCATCTTTTCATCCACATCATTGATTTGCAAAAATTCCGCCTTTTCATCCACATCATTGATTTGCAGAAGTTCCACCTTTCCATCGACATCATGATTTCCCTCTATGTTTACAGACATATCTTCAATATGATGATTGGTAGCATTGTGCTCATTGCTATGGAACCCGCATCCTTCAAATGCATCCTCAACTAAATTTTGCTCCTTGATTTCTGTAGATGAAACAATAACTTTTGGCAGAAAGTCACTATCCAAGTGAACATCCTGGGAATTTACAGCAACAACAGCACTAGACTTTTGAAACCCAGGAAGATAGGAATCTTCATTTATGTTATTATCATCTGCCAATGAAGATGCTGAAACAGTTATACAATTTTCACTCAACCTATCCAATTCAAACTCCGGAGTTCTATCACGGATTGCTTTTGAGTCAATAACCTGGTCACATTCCTTATCCACTGGGCTTCTCAGGATGAAACCTAATTGATCATCTACAGGAAGCTGACAGTCTTTGATCTCAATTATTTTAGATTCATCCTCAGAAGCGTCATTGATTCCTAGTATGGAATTTTCAGGAGAACCTTTGGAAAATAAGCTCGTCACATGAACTGGCTGAGAACTGTTCATATCAGAGATATTTTCTTTTTCCGGTCCAATTTCTTCTACACCACTAGGATTTAGAGCCTTGGGTTGGTCTGCCTGTAACTGCTGACTAACTGCGTCTAAATTACTTTGGGTGGTTTTTTTGCAATTGATTATGAGACTCTCGTTCAATAAATGCCCCTGTGCATCTCCTTCATATCTACCAAATTCATCAGCACCACAATTTACCTGTTCAGTATTCTTACACGGGGTTCCTTGTTTAGATCCTTCGGGGACAGTTTTGCAAAAATCATCAAGGCTAGAATTTAAAAGTGCAGTCTTGGCACTCTTGTATCCCTTAAACTCTCCTGAAAACTCTGCCTGTAGTATCAAACTTTCCTTGAAAGGCGGAATGTCACCGGTGGGCCCTTTGATTTGATCATCTTCATCTTGTCCTATGGTATTCTGCACAGTATTAGAAGTTCTCTGCATGATAGGAAAGAGCGTAGACTGTGGTTCCTGATATGAAGACCGGTCCCCATTTGACGTAACATCATATAACTTGTTATCCAGAGTGTGGTCGGCCTCTTTCTCCAACTGCTCATGTGTCTGACTCTTTTTAAGAAGTTCATTCTCATGTGTAGGTATTACCATGTTCTCCATGCTAGAAATGATCTCATTTTCATGTAGTTCTCCTTGCTCCTTGGATTTTAAGATGACATCATCAAGAATGTTTTCAACCTCTGCTTGCTTACTTATTATTTCAAAAATCGAAGAATCACAATCCCCTTCTACACCAGGCATCTGCTTATTGTCTATTTGCACGATTGCTTCTGGCTTGACATCTGAAAGGCTTAATTCCTTAGTGTCTGACACTTTCTCCAGAGTGTGGTCAGCCTCTTTCTCCAACTGCTCATGTGTCTGACTCTTTGTAAGAAATTCCTTTTCATGTGTAGGTAATACCATGTTCTCCATGCTAGAAATGATCTCATTTTCATGTAGTTCTCCTTGTTCCTTGGATTTTAAGATAACATCATCAAGAATGTTTTCAACCTCTGCTTGCTTACTTATTATTTCAAAAACCGAAGAATCACAATCCACTTCTACACCAGCCATCTGCTTATTGTCTATTTGCACGATTGCTTCTGGCTTGACATCTGAAAGGCTTAATTCCTTAGTGTCTGACACTTTCTCCAGAGTGTGGTCAGCCTCTTTCTCCAACTGCTCATGTGTCTGACTCTTCGTAAGAAATTCCTTTTCATGTGTAGGTAATACCATGTTCTCCATGCTTGAAATGATCTCATTTTCATGTAGTTCTCCTTGCTCCTTAGATTTTAAGATGACATCATCAAGAATGTTTTCAACCTCTGCTTGCTTACTTATTATTTCAAAAACCGAAGAATCACAATCCACTTCTACACCAGCCATCTGCTTATTGTCTATTTGCATGATTGCTTCTGGCTTGACGTCTGAAAGGCTTAATTCCTTAGTGTCTGACACTTTCTCCAGAGTGTGGTCAGCCTCTTTCTCCAACTGCTCATGTGTCTGACTCTTTGTAAGAAATTCCTTTTCACGTGTAGGTAATACCATGTTCTCCATGCTAGAAATGATCTCATTTTCATGTAGTTCTCCTTGTTCCTTGGATTTTAAGATGACATCATCAAGAATGTTTTCAACCTCTGCTTGCTTACTTATTATTTCAAAAATCGAAGAATCACAATCCACTTCTACACCAGCCATCTGCTTATTGTCTATTTGCACGATTGCTTCTGGCTTGACATCTGAAAGGCTTAATTCATTAGTGTCTGACATTTTCTCCAGAGTGTGGTCAGCGTCTTTCTCCAACTGCTCGTGTGTCTGACTCTTCGTAAGAAATTCCTTTTCATGTGTAGGTAATACCATGTTCTCCATGCTTGAAATGATCTCATTTTCATGTAGTTCTCCTTGCTCCTTAGATTTTAAGATGACATCATCAAGAATGTTTTCAACCTCTGCTTGCTTACTTATTATTTCAAAACTAGAAGAATCAAAATCCACTTCTACACCAGCCTTCTGCTTATTGTCTATTGGCACAATTGCTTCTGAGTTGACATCTGAATGGCTTAATTCCTTAGTACGATTCTTTGCTGCCCCTTTGACAATTTTGGACCTTGCTTCTTTAACAGAAACTGTTCCCAACTTCCTTAGTTTAGGAATGTTACTCTCTGAAGGTTTGCAGGGTATGGAGCTTTTCTGCAAGCTGTGTGAACCGGAAGCTTTTACCTGCAAAGCAAAAATAATAGGCATGGACGTGTGATCAATATGTGAGTGTCATTTTATTGATGCATGCTTCTAAATATGATATAGGGAAATGAACATAATAATCATACCTGAGAAAAGAAACCAATGGAGGGAGATGGCTTCCGTAGGCCTGATGATTTTATTGTCCCTGTTTGATGCGTTGTTTGATCCATTCTGGATGGTGGACGTAGTATGGAAACTGGGGTATCCTGTGCAGCAGGTCAAAAATATTTCAAGAGAATAATCAAATAATTTGTAGTTAAATAACAAAAAATACAAAATTGATGGAGTAAAAAATTGAATATTTGAGTAAGTACCCACCGAAAGTTTTCCAGCCTGCTTGGTAAGACTTCTACTAACAGAACACTTGTCAGCCATATCAACTTTAGGGATGCTTGGAACATATGTAGGATTTTTTGACAGGCTAGAGATGCTTGGTGTAGGATTTTTTGACATGCGAGGGATGCTTGGCGTAGGATTTTTTGATAGGCTAGGGATGCTTGGCGTAGGATTTTTTGGCAGGCCTAACATAATAAAAACGAGATCAATAAATTTGGGGACAGAAAAAAGAGGGATTTCACACTTCTGAAGTTAAGAATGCTGAAGTGAGAGATTCATTTTAAACGGAAAAGTGAAAAGTTAGTGATTGATTAAAAAAGCCAATAGTTGAGATTTCGATCATATGCATGTATTTTGACTAACAAACTACAAAGTTGTTTAAATTTCATCGTTGATCTTTGAATTGACTACTATAAAGTACTCACATTTTCCTTCTGAAGTGTATTCCTAGGTTTACAAGAGTTAAATCCAGAAAAAAGGATCAAATACAAACTACAGAACTTACTAGGATGTGCATTCTGATTTCTTTTTGAGGAACCTGAGCTCAACATTCCACTCCTAGTGGTAGTTGCATTTGCAGAAACATTGGATTTTGGTCCTGGTATCCCAGTGATTTTTGACTCTTTACTCGGCATTTTAGCGGTGTCAGTTATTTTTAGTTTTCAAAGGAGTTAAGGTAAGCACTTTCATTATTCAACAGAAATACATACAACTAAATTCCAGCACACACACACTAAAGAGACTCCACTCTGCAACAGTTTGAGTTAACTTCAAATTTATAAAATCACTTCAGCTAAAATAAGATTACAGTTTTTATTCATGAAAGTCTTTATAAAGTTTATAAAAGGTTATGGAGAAATTAAATGAGAAAAGTACCACAAAAAGTAAAGAAGCAGAAATTAATTACAACTTATTCAATATAAACTTTTTCTTTAAAAAACACATAGTTACAGTAAGATTCTTTCTACGTTTTTTCTCATAAGATTCTTCTTGACAAAGCTGACTGTTAATAAATATGCATCTAAACAAGCTTATAAAATCACTTCAGCTAAAATGAGTTTACAGTTTTTATTCATG from Lathyrus oleraceus cultivar Zhongwan6 chromosome 7, CAAS_Psat_ZW6_1.0, whole genome shotgun sequence encodes the following:
- the LOC127100429 gene encoding uncharacterized protein LOC127100429 isoform X38: MPSKESKITGIPGPKSNVSANATTTRSGMLSSGSSKRNQNAHPSLPKNPTPSIPSLSKNPTPSIPRMSKNPTPSISSLSKNPTYVPSIPKVDMADKCSVSRSLTKQAGKLSDTPVSILRPPSRMDQTTHQTGTIKSSGLRKPSPSIGFFSQVKASGSHSLQKSSIPCKPSESNIPKLRKLGTVSVKEARSKIVKGAAKNRTKELSHSDVNSEAIVPIDNKQKAGVEVDFDSSSFEIISKQAEVENILDDVILKSKEQGELHENEIISSMENMVLPTHEKEFLTKSQTHEQLEKDADHTLEKMSDTNELSLSDVKPEAIVQIDNKQMAGVEVDCDSSIFEIISKQAEVENILDDVILKSKEQGELHENEIISSMENMVLPTREKEFLTKSQTHEQLEKEADHTLEKVSDTKELSLSDVKPEAIMQIDNKQMAGVEVDCDSSVFEIISKQAEVENILDDVILKSKEQGELHENEIISSMENMVLPTHEKEFLTKSQTHEQLEKEADHTLEKVSDTKELSLSDVKPEAIVQIDNKQMAGVEVDCDSSVFEIISKQAEVENILDDVILKSKEQGELHENEIISSMENMVLPTHEKEFLTKSQTHEQLEKEADHTLEKVSDTKELSLSDVKPEAIVQIDNKQMPGVEGDCDSSIFEIISKQAEVENILDDVILKSKEQGELHENEIISSMENMVIPTHENELLKKSQTHEQLEKEADHTLDNKLYDVTSNGDRSSYQEPQSTLFPIMQRTSNTVQNTIGQDEDDQIKGPTGDIPPFKESLILQAEFSGEFKGYKSAKTALLNSSLDDFCKTVPEGSKQGTPCKNTEQVNCGADEFGRYEGDAQGHLLNESLIINCKKTTQSNLDAVSQQLQADQPKALNPSGVEEIGPEKENISDMNSSQPVHVTSLFSKGSPENSILGINDASEDESKIIEIKDCQLPVDDQLGFILRSPVDKECDQVIDSKAIRDRTPEFELDRLSENCITVSASSLADDNNINEDSYLPGFQKSSAVVAVNSQDVHLDSDFLPKVIVSSTEIKEQNLVEDAFEGCGFHSNEHNATNHHIEDMSVNIEGNHDVDGKVELLQINDVDEKAEFLQINDVDEKMELLQINDVEDGNHDVDEKVELLQINDVEDGNHVVLQIKDVDEKVELLQINDVEDENHDVDEKVELLQINGAEDGNRDVDEKVELLQINDVDEMVELLQINDVDEKVELLQLNDVEDGNHDVDEKVELLQINGAEDGNRDVDEKVELLQINGAEDKNRDVDEKVELLQINNVDEKVELLQINDVEDGNHDVDEKVELLQINGAEDGNHDVDEKVELLQINDVEDGNHDVDEKVELLQINGAEDGNHDVEDKVELLQINDAEEGLSDILPLVETQLNMNFFSSEFDSSIEVSEDPFSTAVSLICEKQCSLSENSKLLSSDMLVNKDGNQGVDEKVELLQINGAEEGSLDISPSVEIQLENVISAEFDSSTKVSEDPCLLSEKSKLLASENSIFNATIPQGSEVSSMKLNENAISAELGSSIDVSEGPCLLSEKSKLLASENSIFNATIPEGSEVSSVKLNRNAISADLDSSIQVSEGPFTSAVAWKSEEQCLLSEKSKLLDSDNSIFIETILQGNEVGSVNSESLSDAAVTTVFENDKSPNTDMASQSKDKIDFPEEDNGKIIHLEIDATKTKQEVPIAKPPLNVAPFTEEWLAAIEAAGEEILMMKSGAVQNSPPDKVQNEPNPWSPVKKNQEIGPFDCTKITKHNIQSSDPS